The Pseudomonas sp. SCA2728.1_7 DNA segment CTACAAACAACACAACCGTCATCTGCTGCGCGGCTATCTGCTGGCGGTCGATCACGTCTTCGACGAAGCACCGCCACTGCCCTCCGTTGACCTCGAAACGCAGAATTCGCGCCTGCAAATCGCCCTTGAACTCAACCAACGGGCGCAGCAGGAACAACTGCAGCATTTGGAACGCGTACGCGCCCAGCAGGACTTGATTCTGTTGCTCGCTCGTCAGCGTTACAGCACGCACAACTCGCTGCAGGAAGCCGCCGAGCTGATCACCCGCTGCGCCTGCGATATCTATGAGATCGACTGCGCCAGCCTGTGGAACCTCGAAGGCCAGCATCTGGTGCCGATTTCCGCGTACCACCGCGCGACCCAGGAATACATCCTACCGGACGTGATCGACATCAGCAGTTTCCCCGACTACATGGAAGCGCTGCACAGCAGCCGCGCCATCGACGCACACAACGCGATGCGCGATCCGCGCACTCGCGAGATGGCCGAAGCCCTGCGCCCGCGCGACGTCAACGCGATGCTCGATGCGAGTATTCGCGTCGATGGCCAAGTGGTCGGCGTGCTGTGTCTGGAACAGACCGGCGTCACCCGCGCCTGGCAGTCCGACGAAATCGCCTTTGCCGGCGAGCTGGCCGACCAGTTCGCACAAGTCATCAACAACCACAACCGCCGCACCGCCACCAGCGCCCTGCACCTGTTCCAGCGTGCAGTCGAGCAAAGCGCCAACGCGTTTTTGCTGGTCAATTGCGACGGCGTGGTCGAGTACGTCAACCCGAGCTTCACCGCGATCACCCAGTACACCACCGAAGAAGTTCACGGCCAGCGCCTGTCCGAGCTGCCGGCGTTGGAAAACCTCAGTGAACTGCTGTTCGACGCGCCTTCGGCGCTGGCCAAGAGCAACAGCTGGCAGGGCGAATTCAAAAGCCGCCGCAAGAATCTCGAACCGTACTGGGGTCAGCTGTCGATCTCCAAGGTCTATGGCGATAACCGTGAGCTGACGCACTACATCGGCATCTACGAAGACATCACCCAGACCAAACTGGCGCAACAGCGCATCGAGCGTCTGGCCTACACCGACAACCTGACCAACCTCGGCAACCGGCCGGCGTTTATCCGCAATCTCGACGAACGCTTCGCCCGCGATAGCGATACGCCGATCAGCCTGTTGCTGGTGGACATCGACAACTTCAAGCGGATCAACGACAGCCTCGGTCACCAGACTGGCGACAAATTGCTGATCAGCCTCGCTCGGCGTTTGCGCAACAGCCTGAGTCCGAGCGGCAGCCTCGCGCGGTTCGCCAGTAACGAGTTTGCGGTGTTGCTCGACGATACCGATCTGGCGACCGGCCAGCAGATCGCCAACCAGTTGCTGGCGACCCTCGACAAGCCGATGTTCGTCGACAACCAGTTGATCAGCGTCACCGGTTCGGTCGGCTTGGCCTGCGCGCCGCTGCACGGTCGCGACCCGCAAACGCTGATGCGCAACGCCGGTCTGGCACTGCACAAGGCCAAGGCCAACGGCAAACATCAGGTGCAGGTCTTCACCGAAGCGTTGAATGCCGAGGCCAGTTACAAACTGTTCGTCGAGAACAACCTGCGCCGCGCCCTGACCCAGAACGAACTGGACGTGTTCTACCAGCCCAAGCTGTGCCTGCGCAGCGGTCGTCTGCTGGGCATGGAAGCATTGTTGCGCTGGAATCACCCGGAACGCGGCATGATCCGCCCGGACCAGTTCATCAGCGTCGCCGAAGAAACCGGTCTGATCATTCCGATCGGCAAGTGGATCGCCCGTCAGGCCTGCCGCATGAGCAAAGCGCTGACTGCTGCCGGGATGGGCAATCTGCAAGTGGCGATCAACCTGTCGCCCAAGCAATTCTCCGACCCGGATCTGGTCGCCTCCATCGCCAACATCCTCAAGGAAGAAGCGCTGCCGGCCTATCTGCTCGAACTGGAACTGACCGAAGGCCTGCTGCTGGAAGCCACCGAAGACACGCACTTGCAACTCGACCAGCTCAAGCGTCTCGGCCTGACCCTGGCCATGGACGACTTCGGCACCGGTTATTCGTCGCTGAGCTATCTGAAGAAATTCCCGATCGACATCATCAAGATCGATCGCAGCTTCATCCACGAAATTCCCGATAACCAGGACGACATGGAAATCACCTCGGCGGTGATCGCCATGGCGCACAACCTGAAACTCAAGGTCGTGGCCGAAGGCATCGAGACCGCCGAACAACTGGCGTTCCTGCGTCGCCACCGTTGCGATGTCGGACAGGGTTACCTGTTTGACCGGCCGATCCCCGGCGGCGAACTGATCCAGGCGCTGAAGCGCTACCCGCGCGGCCCGTTGTGCCTATAAACACCGCAAATCCCTTGTAGGCCTTCGCCTGCTCGCGATAGCGGTGTGTCAGCAACAAACCCTCTGACTGACCCACCGCTATCGCGAGCAGGCTCACTCCTACAATGTTGTGCGAGTACCCGCACATTTTGGGTAGTGATTAACCGGGCATCATTCGGCACACTGGCGGTCTGACTTTTTACATCCCATCCTGACTGAGAGGAACGATCATGGTTCTGCGCTCGGAAATTCTGGTGAACAAAAACGTGCTCCCGACTAAAGAACAAGCTCTGCCCGGCCGCGAAACCGCGATGACCCTGCCTGAAAAGCACTTCGTCTTCGAAGAAACCCCGCTGCTTGGCCCGTTTTTCCAGGACGTCGATTTTGCGATCTTCGGTCTGGGCTGTTTCTGGGGCGCCGAGCGCCGTTTCTGGCAGCGTGAAGGCGTGGTCAGCACGGTCGTCGGTTATGCCGGCGGCTTCACGCCGAACCCGACCTACGAAGAAGTCTGCTCGGGCCTGACCGGCCACGCGGAAGTGGTGCTGGTGGTGTATGACAAGGCAAAAGTCAGCTACGAAGAGTTGCTGGCGATGTTCTGGGAACTGCACAACCCGACGCAAGGCATGCGTCAGGGCAATGACATCGGCACGCAGTACCGCTCGGTGATCTACGCGACCTCGCCTGAGCATCTGGATGCGGCGCTGAAGAGCAAGGCGACCTATCAGGCCGAGCTGTCGAAAGCCGGTCTGGGCGAGATCAGCACCGAGATCGAACAGGCGCCGACCGTGTACTTCGCCGAGACGTATCACCAGCAGTATCTGGCGAAGAATCCTGAGGGTTACTGCGGGATTGGCGGCACCGGCGTGTGCATGCCACCGAGCCTGGCAGGCAATTAAATCCTGAAAGCAAAAGATCGCAGCCTTCGGCCGCTCCTACAGGAGATCAGTGATCGTCCGCACATTGGTGGACGACGCCGAACAGTGTAGGAGCTGCCGCAGGCTGCGATCTTTTGATCTTGCCGTTGATCAGCTCTCGGCAATCAGCCAATCCATCTGCCAGCCGCCCTGGGTCTGCCCCAGCTTCTTCGACAACCACGGCAGCAGCTCACGCAATTCTTCCTCCAGCCCCCACGGCGGATTGGCAATCGCCATGCCCGAGCCGTTCAGGCTGTTCGGCGTATCCAGCGGATGCACCAGCAATTCCACACGCAGCAACTTCGGCGCACCGGTGCCGGCCAGATCCTGATAGAACCGACGCAACGCGCGCTGGTCCTTTACCGGATACCAGATCGCCGCCACGGTTTGGCGCATGCGGCCAATCGCTTCTTTCAACGATGCCGCGCAACGCTGCATTTCATCGAGCTGTTCGAACGGCGGATCAATCAACATCACCGCGCGCTTTTCCTGCACCGGCAACATCGCCCGCGCGACGTGCCAGCCTTCGCCGAGATGAACCTTGACCCGACGATCACCGGCCATGTTGTCCTTGAGCAGCACGCCGTCTTCCGGGTGCTTCTCGTTGAGCATCACCCGATCCTGCGGGCGGGTCAGGCGCCGCGCCAGCTCCGGCGAACCCGGGTAGTAGCGCAACTGGCCGTCCGGGTTCATCTCGTGCAGCACCTTCATGTAGTCGGCGGTCAGCGCCGGCAGATCCGGCTGCTCCCACAAGCGCGCGATGCCTTCCAGGTACTCGCCGGTGCGATTCGCCTGATCGCCCTGCAAGTCATACAGACCGATGCCGGCGTGCGTGTCGAGATAGGCAAACGGCTGCTCCTTGCGCGACATCAGGGCGATGAGGCGGGTCAAGGTCAGGTGTTTGAACACATCGGCGTGATTGCCGGCATGGAAGGCGTGACGATAATTCATGGCTGCTCCTGCGAAGGGCGCAAAGTTTACCTTTTACCGGGCGGCAAGTCAGGGGTTGGCGGCTGAGCGGACAAAAGCCTTTCCCTCACCCTAGCCCTCTCCCGGAGGGAGAGGGGACTGACGGTGGTGATCTTGCGAGTTACATCGACCTGAAAGATCGGCGTGATCTCAGGTTTGGCCAAGCGAAGATCAGCGCAAAAGTCGCAAGTCGGCGTACATCACCCAGACAACTCGGCCAGCCCCCCCCCCCCCCCGAAACAACAACGCATATCCACGCTTGGCCAAGCCAAGTTCACCACTGAAGTCGCAAGTCGGCGCACATCACCCAGACACCTCGGTCAGTCCCCCCCCCGAAAAAACACCACCACCCAGGCTTGGCCAAGCCAAGTTCACCACTGAAGTCGCAGGTCGGCGTAGATCAGCCAGACAACTCGGTCAGTCCCCTCTCCCTCTGGGAGAGGGCTAGGGTGAGGGGCTTTGCTTTTAGGGCATGCTGCGCAGGCGCCTGCCGATGACATCAAGCACATCACAGCCGTCGCGCAAGGGGATCACGCAGAGCTGGGCGAAGTCGCTGAGGATGACGGAGTCGCATTCGACCGAGCCGCGCATGCACATGTTTTCCAGCACCTGGATCACGGCGCGCAAGCGGTGGTTGGCGGCGTCCATGAGGATGTCGAGGGGCACGTGGGTGTCGATGAACAGGGTGGGCATGTCGCTGCAATTGCCGGTCAGGGCCATGAAGCGGTTGTCGGGATGGGGGATGATTTTTTCGTAGGGTGGAGCCGTTCGTATTGTCGTCATTTCTATCTTCCATAGAGTGTAAAAGTGAACTGCCGCATTCCTTCCTACGGGATTGGGTGGCAGCCGTGCACGGGAGTAGGAAACCGACCCATGGAATTCGGCCACGCCGAAGCGTGTCCCGCACACAGCCGCCGCTGACGACATTGCTCACACAAGTTACGTGCCGCAATTCAAACAACAGCGCTGATGCACCATAGGTAGAGGGCTCCTACACCCTGTCACCACTCTCGCAGTGACAACGAAAAGACTATCCCTGCAACCCCACCAGTCATGAACCGCCGCAACTCGAAGGAATCGTCCGAGACCTTCGCCCCGAAAACTCACTCCGACTCTGCCAGCAAAAACGCCAGTAACGCCGATTGCGACGAATCTTCCGACATTGAAACCTGAAAAAACCGCCTCACCTTGCAACGCAAAACCGCCTCGGGAAAGGCCTCGAAAAGAACCGGATATTCTTCGCTCAACCACTGCAACGCATTAGCCGTTCGAACGTCATTACCCTGCTGCGCCAACACCGATTCCGGCACCTGCCACCAAGGAAATATCCGCCCCGAAACCTGCGCCCTGCCACCAACCTCCAGCGCCTGCCCATTGATCAAACAACGCCCGATCAGCGGGAACAGCTGCGCCGCGCCCACCTCATCGGCCTGCAAAATCGGCAACAGAAACCGCCCATCCCAAAAACGAAAAAACACCGTTTTGCCGTCCGGCATCAGCACTTGGGTCAGGCTGCGAAAGTGCGCCAGCACCTCTTCAAGACTCGCCGAAGACACCGCCAACCATCCCCAATCCCGCGATTCGGTAGTGGCGACCCAATGCAGTAACTCACTGTCAGTAGCGACAATTCCCACGTAAGGCATCACCGCATCCCACTCGGCATAGATCGTCTCGGCCCAGATCGGACTCGCCATGTCTGGCCAACCCTCAAGCGGCTTCGCCTCGCTGGCATTGCTGAATACCGCGAACAATTGCTCGGATGCTTGCAAAGGTTCGCGCGCCAACCAATCGGCAGGCAAAAGAAAATCAGGCTGCACAGAGACCGTCCTTGCAACGCTCACACTCTTCGCAGAATGGCGCATCACCCTTGAAACTCATGATTTGTGCAGCGGTGAGCATGGCAGCCGGCGCGGCGGCGAGTTTCTCCGGCAATCCCGGTACAACCGGCGCGGCACTCATCGCCGCCATCGGCGCACCACCCACAACAATCGGCACGCTGCTGAAAATGCCGCCGGGGCCGATGTTGATCCACTGCCCGCCCGCCTGAATCGTCGCACTCGCACCACCGTCGATGACCACTTGCTGACCGGCGCTGACGTGGAATTGCCCATTGGCGCTGATCGCCTGATTGCTCACGCGAATATGCCGATCGCCGATCACGCTCAGATGATCGTCCTGCCTCACTTCGGTCTGCCGCTGACCATGAGTGATGCGTTGCTCATCAGCCTTCAACTCGTGGCGGGCGGTGCCGGTGACGACGATGCTGCGCTGGTTGTCGACCTGCACCTGTTGATCATTCAGCACATGCTGCGTCCAGTTGCGCTGGGCGCGCAGGTAGATTTCTTCGGCGCCCTTGCGATCCTCAATGCGCAGTTCGTTGTAGCCACCACCGCCAGGGCTGCTCTGACTGCGGAAAATACTACGAGTCTTGTCCGCCGGCAGATCCAGCGGGATCGGCGTCGCGGCGTTAGGCAGACAGCCCACGACCAAAGGTTTGTCGGCGTCGGCATCGATGAAACCGACCAGCACTTCCATTCCCACGCGCGGAATCAACACACTGCCGTAACGGTCATGGGCCCAACCGCTGGCAACGCGCAGCCAGCAACTGGAATGCTCGTTCAATTCACCGTCGCGATCCCAGGCCAGTTGCACCTTGACCCGGCCGTACTCATCGCAGTGGATTTCGGTGTCTTTCGGCCCGGTCACAACCGCTGGTTGATAACCGGGCATGCGTGGTTTTTCCGGCCCCAGCGTCGGGCGAAAGAACACGTCCCACGGCGTGGCGAGAAAGCTATTCCGGTAGCCCTGAAATCCCTCGCCATCGCTGGTCACCGATTCCTCCAGCACTTGCGGCTGGCGGCCATGGTGTTCAACGGCAGTCAGCAGCCACAGGTCATTCCAGTCGTGGCGCGGATGCTCGGTCAGTTGCAGGAAATGTCCGCAAACCAGTGCGGATTCGTCGCTGATGCCTTCGGCCTGACGGTAATCGGCGACATGTCGCTCAAGTGCCCGCTGGGCGAGATGCTTGCCGGTTTCACGATCGTTGAATTGTCCGGGGAAGTGATAGTCCTCCAGCACTGGGCGTTGCTCAGCGTCGACACGACTTTCCAACTGCAGTCGCGGCTTGATGAAATTGTAATCGCGCCGGCTGACCACGCTGGTGCGGGTTTCCACGCGAACATTGAAACGCTGGATTGCCGGCGCACCAGCGGACATGCCACTGCCCGGCAGATACACCGTCGACTCGGCGAGACGCGGGAACACGGTCTGGTCATCGCCGAACACCAATAGGTGACCTTGCGGGCTGTGCTGAAAGTGGTAATGAATGCCGACCTCGGCACACAGACGCTGGATAAACGCCAGATCGCTCTCGGCGTACTGCACGCAATACTCGCGAACCGGGTATTCGCTGCCTAACCGAAACTCGAAAGCATCCCGAAGGATCGCGTGATCCTTAAGCACCTGCGCAACAATTTGCGGCACGCTCTGATGCTGGAAAATCCGCTGATTGATGCGGTGTCCCAGATACGTCAGACGTGGCACGAGGCTTAAGTGATAGCGCGTCAGACGTTTCCCCGAATCGCCCTGCCCGACCTGATAAATCTGACCATGAACACCAGAACCCTGAGCATCAAAACTCAGAAACGCCTGACAGTGCAGCAGGCTTTCGAGGTCAAGGTCCGGTCGCTCACTGACCAGTTCCAGCTCGAAACGAAAGGGTTGGCTGATGGCTTCCTTGCCCGTGAACTCAAGGACTTTGAGGTCATGTTGGGCGCCTTCGAGGGTCAACGTGAAACGCGGTTGATTGGCAGGCGCGAACATCCGATGTCTCTCTGCAGTGTGAGGGCGGGCGATTCTGCATGAGGGGCAAGGGGTGATGAATGGGTGACGGGAAAATCAGATTTGCCCTACCCTCATTGACGAAAAAACCTGCAAAAAGCGGCGCCTTCAACTACAGACAAGTCTCCAAAACCACCACCGAACCTTGTAGGAGTGAGCCTGCTCGCGATAGCAGTGTGACAGTCAACATTTTCGTTACTGATACACCGCTATCGCGAGCAGGCTCACTCCTACAGGGGAGCGCGGTGAATCAGAGAAAACATGGGCACAAAAAAACGGCCCGTCTCCTGTAGGAAACGGGCCGTTTTCGGGTGAGCTTCAGCTCAGAACAATCACTTGTTCAAGTGGAAATCTTTTTCCGCTGCTTCGAAGCGCTGCACCATGCCTCTGGTCGGCTCGCCCATCTTGCTGACGATGTAGATGGCCAGGCTGGCGAAGATGA contains these protein-coding regions:
- a CDS encoding type VI secretion system tip protein VgrG: MFAPANQPRFTLTLEGAQHDLKVLEFTGKEAISQPFRFELELVSERPDLDLESLLHCQAFLSFDAQGSGVHGQIYQVGQGDSGKRLTRYHLSLVPRLTYLGHRINQRIFQHQSVPQIVAQVLKDHAILRDAFEFRLGSEYPVREYCVQYAESDLAFIQRLCAEVGIHYHFQHSPQGHLLVFGDDQTVFPRLAESTVYLPGSGMSAGAPAIQRFNVRVETRTSVVSRRDYNFIKPRLQLESRVDAEQRPVLEDYHFPGQFNDRETGKHLAQRALERHVADYRQAEGISDESALVCGHFLQLTEHPRHDWNDLWLLTAVEHHGRQPQVLEESVTSDGEGFQGYRNSFLATPWDVFFRPTLGPEKPRMPGYQPAVVTGPKDTEIHCDEYGRVKVQLAWDRDGELNEHSSCWLRVASGWAHDRYGSVLIPRVGMEVLVGFIDADADKPLVVGCLPNAATPIPLDLPADKTRSIFRSQSSPGGGGYNELRIEDRKGAEEIYLRAQRNWTQHVLNDQQVQVDNQRSIVVTGTARHELKADEQRITHGQRQTEVRQDDHLSVIGDRHIRVSNQAISANGQFHVSAGQQVVIDGGASATIQAGGQWINIGPGGIFSSVPIVVGGAPMAAMSAAPVVPGLPEKLAAAPAAMLTAAQIMSFKGDAPFCEECERCKDGLCAA
- a CDS encoding GGDEF and EAL domain-containing protein, with translation MKSQPDAASRMAAEVVTQLPVPSRLGMLRFERLNEASWAMLFLDPNCERQFGQPAVELCALVGSPYASLMEPEARYQLHDAIQQQLTASPHYLVRYTLHTAAGALNILELGEAYKQHNRHLLRGYLLAVDHVFDEAPPLPSVDLETQNSRLQIALELNQRAQQEQLQHLERVRAQQDLILLLARQRYSTHNSLQEAAELITRCACDIYEIDCASLWNLEGQHLVPISAYHRATQEYILPDVIDISSFPDYMEALHSSRAIDAHNAMRDPRTREMAEALRPRDVNAMLDASIRVDGQVVGVLCLEQTGVTRAWQSDEIAFAGELADQFAQVINNHNRRTATSALHLFQRAVEQSANAFLLVNCDGVVEYVNPSFTAITQYTTEEVHGQRLSELPALENLSELLFDAPSALAKSNSWQGEFKSRRKNLEPYWGQLSISKVYGDNRELTHYIGIYEDITQTKLAQQRIERLAYTDNLTNLGNRPAFIRNLDERFARDSDTPISLLLVDIDNFKRINDSLGHQTGDKLLISLARRLRNSLSPSGSLARFASNEFAVLLDDTDLATGQQIANQLLATLDKPMFVDNQLISVTGSVGLACAPLHGRDPQTLMRNAGLALHKAKANGKHQVQVFTEALNAEASYKLFVENNLRRALTQNELDVFYQPKLCLRSGRLLGMEALLRWNHPERGMIRPDQFISVAEETGLIIPIGKWIARQACRMSKALTAAGMGNLQVAINLSPKQFSDPDLVASIANILKEEALPAYLLELELTEGLLLEATEDTHLQLDQLKRLGLTLAMDDFGTGYSSLSYLKKFPIDIIKIDRSFIHEIPDNQDDMEITSAVIAMAHNLKLKVVAEGIETAEQLAFLRRHRCDVGQGYLFDRPIPGGELIQALKRYPRGPLCL
- the msrA gene encoding peptide-methionine (S)-S-oxide reductase MsrA; the encoded protein is MVLRSEILVNKNVLPTKEQALPGRETAMTLPEKHFVFEETPLLGPFFQDVDFAIFGLGCFWGAERRFWQREGVVSTVVGYAGGFTPNPTYEEVCSGLTGHAEVVLVVYDKAKVSYEELLAMFWELHNPTQGMRQGNDIGTQYRSVIYATSPEHLDAALKSKATYQAELSKAGLGEISTEIEQAPTVYFAETYHQQYLAKNPEGYCGIGGTGVCMPPSLAGN
- a CDS encoding DUF4123 domain-containing protein is translated as MQPDFLLPADWLAREPLQASEQLFAVFSNASEAKPLEGWPDMASPIWAETIYAEWDAVMPYVGIVATDSELLHWVATTESRDWGWLAVSSASLEEVLAHFRSLTQVLMPDGKTVFFRFWDGRFLLPILQADEVGAAQLFPLIGRCLINGQALEVGGRAQVSGRIFPWWQVPESVLAQQGNDVRTANALQWLSEEYPVLFEAFPEAVLRCKVRRFFQVSMSEDSSQSALLAFLLAESE
- the rlmJ gene encoding 23S rRNA (adenine(2030)-N(6))-methyltransferase RlmJ → MNYRHAFHAGNHADVFKHLTLTRLIALMSRKEQPFAYLDTHAGIGLYDLQGDQANRTGEYLEGIARLWEQPDLPALTADYMKVLHEMNPDGQLRYYPGSPELARRLTRPQDRVMLNEKHPEDGVLLKDNMAGDRRVKVHLGEGWHVARAMLPVQEKRAVMLIDPPFEQLDEMQRCAASLKEAIGRMRQTVAAIWYPVKDQRALRRFYQDLAGTGAPKLLRVELLVHPLDTPNSLNGSGMAIANPPWGLEEELRELLPWLSKKLGQTQGGWQMDWLIAES